From Ciconia boyciana chromosome 29, ASM3463844v1, whole genome shotgun sequence, one genomic window encodes:
- the LOC140644788 gene encoding pre-mRNA-splicing factor ATP-dependent RNA helicase DHX16-like: MAAAAALERWVSGELQELLGLSGRHVPAFLVALARRSRSVEELLERLRETEALRVEEPRVRAFARELWEKVPREAPREPPGRAAERAARELQRRSQGYRLVDSDDEGAGPAPSHGSSPSTADASRRRRHHLRRRRRSESPESSSPSPPPPAPEPPEEPEAEWEASERERLRDLEERDAFAERLRRRDRDRTRAVLARPDAKVTGC, translated from the exons atggcggcggcggcggcgctggagCGGTGGGTGTccggggagctgcaggagctgctggggctgagcgGGCGGCACGTCCCCGCCTTCCTGGTGGCCCTGGCGCGGCGGAGCCGCAGcgtggaggagctgctggagcggCTGCGGGAGACCGAGGCGCTGCGGGTGGAGGAGCCGCGCGTGCGCGCCTTCGCGCGGGAGCTCTGGGAGAAG GTCCCCCGGGAAGCGCCGCGGGAGCCCCCGGGCCGAGCGGCTGAGCGGGCGGCGCGGGAGCTGCAGCGCCGCAGCCAGGGCTACCGATTGGTCGACAGCGATGACGAGGGggcaggccccgccccttcccaTGGCTCCTCCCCCAGCACGGCCGACgcttcccgccgccgccgccaccacctccgccgccgccgccgctccgaGTCGCCCGAGAGCTCCAGCCCGTCGCCGCCGCCCCC ggCTCCGGAGCCCCCCGAGGAGCCGGAAGCGGAATGGGAAGCGTCGGAACGGGAACGGTTGCGGGACCTGGAGGAACGCGACGCCTTCGCCGAGCGTCTGCGCCGCCGCGACCGCGACCGCACCCGCGCCGTCCTCGCCCGCCCCGACGCCAAGGTGACGGGCTG